The Candidatus Roseilinea sp. sequence AGGGCCATGCCGACCGGATTGCGGCTCGACTCCGTCAGGCCGCCCATACCCATCCCCAGCACGCCGAGATGCTACGGCGTGAAGCGGGCTACTTCGGGGACAACCGGCGACGCATGCAATACCAGAGCCTGCGCGAAGATGGCTGGCCGATCGGCAGCGGCGTGGTCGAGAGCGCCTGCAAGCAATTCCGTCATCGCTTCGCCGGTAGCGGGATGCGCTGGAGCCGTCCCGGCATCGAGCGTCTGCTCCCGATTCGGGCGGCCGTCATGGGTCACGCCTTTGACGCGATGTGGTCTGCTGCCTATTCTTCGCCCCCAAACTGAAATAGACCCGCTACCAGGCTACCAGAGGGCGTAGCGCTACACCCCGGCTATAATCCGCGACGCTACACAACGCACCATGTCACTGGCAGTCCTCAAATTCTGGCGGCACGTCTGTCGGCAATGGTGCCGCCATCCGTCAAACCGCACAGATCGTCCGCGATGCAGTCACGCGCTGGGATCATGTAGTAGTCGTGACATCCGCGATGGGCAAAATCGGCCGACCCGCGCGACACGTTCAAAGTGACCGACTTGTTGCTGACCGCGGCGCGGTCGGCTGCCGCGGGCGACAGTGAGAGCTATCCACGTGCCCGCCGCATGTTGGCCGACAAGCACCACGCCGCAATCGAGGCAACCATCGGCAACGCCGACGAACGCCAACGCATTGGCGAGGAAATTGACCAACTGCTCAGCGGCTTCGAGATGCTGTGTGCCAGCGTGCGCGTGCTAGGCGAAGTCACCCCGCGCGCGCGCTCGACGCCATCGCCGGCCTGGGCGAACGCGATGGCCGCCCGCATCCTCGCCGGCGCCATTCGCAGCGTTGGGGTGATGGCCGAGCCGCTCGACCGCCACCGAATTTATCATCACCACCGACCGGGTACCAATCGGCCGTGCCGCTGATGGGCCCCACCCGCGAGCGGACCACCGCGCGATTGATGCTCCTTGTTGCAGGCCGGCGTGACGCCGGTGGTGACCGGCTTCATCGGCGCCACGTTGTCCGGCGTGCCTACCACGCTCGGGCGCGGCGGGCAGCGACTACAGCGGCCAGCATCGTCGCCGCGGTGCTGAACGCCGACGAGGTCTACAACTACACCGACGTGGACGGCGTCCTGACGGCCGATCCGCGCATCGTGCCGGACGCGCGCACCATCGAGGTGCTGACCGCGCAGGAGATGAGCGAGCTGGCTTACTTCGGCGCATCCGTGCTGCATCCGATGACGATCGCGCCGCTGGTGGAAAGGAAACATCCCGCTGCGCGTGAAGAACACCTTTAACCCGACGCATCCCGGCACGCTCATCGTGCATCGCAGCGACAGCGCGCCGAGCAGCAGCGTGATCAAGGCGGTCACGGCGAGTCAAAGAACCGTCAGCATGATGACCGTATCAGGCAGCGGGCTGAAAGGCGTGCCGGGCATTGCCGGTCGAACCTTCATGGCTGTGGCACGCACCAACACCAGCGTGCTGATGATCTCTCAGGCATCGGCTGAACAAAACATCTGCTTCGTCATCCCCAAAGCCGCCGCGCCAAGCGTGGTCGCCGAACTGAGCGCCGAATTCCGCCAAGAGATGGAACACGGCGAAATCAATCCGATCGAGACGTTCGACGAGGCGTCCATCATCACCGCCGTCGGGGCATTGGGCATCAGCGAGACGCCCGGCGTCAGCGGCCGCGTGTTCAGCGCGCTGGGCGCGCAGAACATCAACGTGTTCGCCATCGCGCAGGGGGTCTTCCGAATGCGCGATCAGCATGATCGTGGCCGCCGACCGCTGCGACGAAGCGGTGCGCGCCGTGCATGCGCTGACCCAATGCTGAGCGGTCTCGCCGAGCGCGATACACCAATGCACCGGCGGTGGTTATCTCTGTCGTGAAAATCAACGGACTACAAAAAGGAGCTGAAGGCAAATGAGTCAATTGGAAAGGCACTGGTCGCCGAATTCATCGGCACGTTCACGCTGGTCTTCATCGGCTCGGCGGCAGTGTGGTTTGCCAAGACCACGCCGGGCTATGCGGGCGGCACGCTCGGTTCCGGCGTGTCGCCCACGGCCTGGCCATCGTCTTCGCCGCCTATTCGATCGGCAAGATCAGCGGCGCGCACTTGAACCCGGCTGTGACGACCGCCATCGCCATCGTTGGCGGTATTGATTGGGCCAAAGCGGCCATGTATATCGTCACACAGGTCGTCGCCGGCCTGGTCGCCGCATTCGCGCTGAACAGCATCCTGTCGCCCGTGACGCAGAACGGGCGTCACGGTCGCCGCTGCAAACTTCTTCGGCGCGTTCAGTTACAACACCGCCGCCACCACATCCATCGGCGCGGTGTTCACCGAGGCGATCCTGACGTTCTTCCTAGCATTCGTGGTCGTGATGGGTGCGGTCTACGGCAAGGCGGGGGACTTTGCCGGCTTGGCCATCGGCCTGACGCTGGTGATGGCCATCGCCGGCGGCGGGCGGCATCAGCGAAGCCCTCGCCTCCAACCCGGCGCGTTCCATCGGCCCGGCGACTCGTGGCCGGCAACCTGGGCAATATCTGGATTTACATCATCGGCCCGATGCTCGGCGCGGCGGCAGCCGCTGCAGTCGCGCGCTACGGGCTGGACCCCAAACGCGCCGCCGCGCACGCCTCCTGTGCGCAACACCGGCCGGCGCTGAATCCCCTTACGCCCAGCGCGCAACGGCTGCGGAGGCGCACCGACCTGTGTACACTTGGTCGTGCGCCTTCGTATTTTTCGCCATGAAGAAGTCTTTCGTCGCGCTCGTCGGCCGCCCCAACGTCGGCAAGAGCACCTTGTTCAACAGGTTGATCGGCGAACGCCGGTCGGTGGTGGACGAGTCGGCCGGGCACCACGCGCGACCGCATCCAGGCGCCGGTCGTCTGGCGCGGCGTCGAGTTCACGCTGGTGGACACCGGCGGCCATCGAGCCGCTGGAGCCGCTGCGCCACAAAGACACGCCGGCGCTTGCCGAAGCCTCGGTGGACTTCGTGCGCGAAATCCGCGAACAGGCCGAGATCGCCATCGCCGAGGCCGATGTGATCGTGTTCACCGTGGGACGCGCAGGGCCGGACTGACGGCGGCTGATGAAGCCGTGGCCGAAATCCGCTGCGCAAGCTGATCGGCCAACGCCAGCGCCTGGGCAAACCCCACGCCGCCCATCATCATCGCTTGCCGAGCAAGGCCGAGGCGCCAAGCCCTGCGCAACGCCAGCACCGAGTTCTATAAGCTCGGCCTGGGCGAGGTCTATCCCCGTCAGCGGCATCCACCGGCGACGGCGTCGGCGACCTGCTCGATGCCATCGTCGCGGCCATCCCGCCCCAGCCGGCGGAGGAAGCCGCGCCGGATGAATCGGTCAAGATCGCGCGTGGTGGGGCCGCCCCAACGTCGGCAAGTCCTCGCTGTTCAACCGATTGATCGGCGAGGAGCGGGACGTGATCGTGAGCGACGTGCCGGGCACCACGCGCGATGCGATCGACACAAAGTTAGAGATTAGAGATTGGAGATTGGGTCTTGAATCTCCTATCTCCAATCTCCATTCCCCTGATCTCCAATCGCCTAATCTCCAATTCCCCGAAATCACCCAAATCACGTTGATAGGACACCGCCGGCATCCGCAAGCGCGGCAGCATCACCCCCGGCGTGGAAGAAGTGGAGCGTGCTGCGCGCGTTCAGGGCAGTTGAGCGCAGCGATGTGGCGCTGCTGCTGCTCGACGCCACCGCAGGCGTAGTCGCCCAGGACGAGCACATCGCCGGCTACATCCTCGACGCAAACAAGGGGCGTCGTCGTGGTGGTCAACAAGTGGGATTTGATCGAGAGCGCGGAGAAGGTGGCCCGCACCGCGCAGCCGGTGGAAGGCTTGGGCTTGCTGACGGCTAAGATGCAAGACTTCCTGAAGCTGATCCAGGAAAGGCTGAACTTCATGGCCTACGTGCCCGTGTTGTTCGTCAGCGCCAAGACCGGCTTTCGCGCCGACCACATCCTGCCGGACCGCCCTGCGCGTGAACGAGGCGCGCGCCATGCGCATCTCGAACCAGCGACGTGATGCGCATCGTGCGCGAAGCCAGCCGAACGACACGCGCCGCCGACGCGCGCCGGCAAGCGCCTGAAGATCTACATGGCAGCGCAAGTCGGCGTGAACCCAACCCACCTTCGTCTTCCACGTCAACGACACGCAACTGGTGCACTTCACCTACCAGCGCTTTTTGGAGAACCGGTTGCGCGAAAGAGTTCACCTTCCTGGGCACGCCGATCCGCTTGATCTTCCGCGGACGAAAGGAGGATCGCTAGACAAAGCCGGGCAACCCCAGTGCGCCGAGCGCAGCCACCATGGCCGGCCCGATCACCAACGCGGGCAAATAGTTCACCAACCGAATCTGCTTCAGGTCGAGGCAGGGTGAGGCCGATGCCGATGATGAGCAATGCGCCGGTGGCCGACAACACGGCCAGCATCGGCGAGGTGAACCAGCTCTGAAGCTGGCCGGCCAGCAGCGCGATGCCGCCTTGCACCACAACGATGGTGATGATGGAGAAGCCCACGCCGACGCCGAGCGAGGCGGCGAAGGCCAGCGCCGCAAAGCCGTCGAGTGTGCTCTTGATGGCCAGCAACGAGTAGTCCCCGTTCAGGCCATCCTGGATCGAGCCGAGGATGGTCATCGGCCCAACGCAGAACACCAGGCTGGCGGCGACGTAGCCGCGAATGAAGCGCGCGGTGCGCTCGGCGTCCTCGCTCTTGGCGAAGCGCCGCTCCAGGGCCGCGCCGAAGCAATTCAATGCGCCATCAAGATCCAGCAACTCGCCGACCACGCCACCGAGCAGGACGCTGAGCAGGATGACGATGAACTTGAACGGCGCGTTCTGCTGCCCCGCCATCGCATCCACAATGTTGAGGACGGCGTAGCCGGTGGTGCTCAGGCCCAAGCCGATGAGCACCGTCTCGCGCATCCGCGCCGACAGGCGGTTGCCCAGCGTCACGCCCAGCGCAGTGCCGACCAGCACCGTGACAACGTTCAGGATCGTGCCGACCATCGTTAATCTCTAATCTCTAATCTCTAAGCTCTAATCTCGAATCTCCCTCACCCGCAACTCCGCCCGATCGAGGAGCTGAGCGCAGTGCGCCGCGAGCCGTTGGCCACGCGCATACAGTTCCAGCGATTGATCGAGGGACAACTCACCTTGTTCGAGTTGCGCGACGATGGCTTCGAGTTGCTGGAAGGCTTGCTCGAACGTCAACTGTTCGACGGCCGCCTCGGCGGTTTCTTTTTTGGCCATGCGCGAATGTTACTGCAGGGCGCGACGAACGCGCGGACGCGCCGCAAGCATAGCGGGGCGAGGGCCCCAGCGCGCATCGCGCTGCCATCACGCTACCACGCTACAATGAAGCGCTGTCCGGGAGGGTGGATGCGCCCCGGTGGGCGTCCTGGTCTTCAAAACCAGTGGCAGGTTGCTCGGCAAGCTGCGGTGAGTTCGACTCTCATCCGCCCTCGTTGATTTCGGAGAATTCGGCGGCGTTGGGTGCACAAAAGCGCTGCCGCATTCCCGCGATCGCTTGGCTCGGCAGCTTGCTCGTTTTCGGAAGCGGGGCTCAATCGTCGAATTCGTCTGCCCCTTCGTCTTCCTCGCCGGCCTCCGGCTTGGTCGTCGGGGCAAACTTGGCGGCTTGGCCGCTGGCGATGGACTCGCGCACCTGCGCTTCGATCTTGGCGGCGACTTCGGGATGCTCGGCCAGGTAGGCTTTGGCGTTTTCGCGTCCTTGGCCGATGCGCGAGCCGTCGTACATGAAGAACGTGCCGCGCTTCTCGACGATATTCATGCTGGTGGCCACATCCAGCATATCGCCGAGCGTGCTGATGCCCTCGTTGTACATGATGTCGAACTCGGCTTCTTTGAAGGGCGGCGCCACCTTGTTCTTGGTCACGCGCACGCGCGTGCGGCTGCCGGTCACTTCCCCGCCCGACTTGATGGCTTGCACCCGGCGCACATCCAGGCGCACCGAGGCATAGAAACGCAGCGCCATCCCGCCGGTCGTGGTCTCCGGGTTGCCGAACATCACGCCGATCTTCTGACGGAGCTGGTTGGTGAAGATGACGGCCGTGTTGGTTTGCTTGATCACACCGGCCAGCCGTCGGAGCGCCTTGCTCATCAGCCGCGCCTGGACGCCGGGCTGCAGGTCGGTGATCTCGCCTTCGATCTCGGCCTTCGGCACCAGCGCAGCCACCGAGTCAATCACCACGACGTCAATTGCGTTGGAGCGGATGAGCTGTTCGGCGATGTCGAACGCTTGCTCGCCCGTGTCGGGCTGCGAGATGAGCAAATCGTTCACGTTCACGCCGCAGCGCGCCGCGTAGGCCAGGTCGAGGGCGTGCTCCATGTCAATATACGCCGCGATGCCGCCGCGCTTTTGCGCCTGCGCCACAACGTGCTGGCAGATCGTGGTCTTGCCCGAAGATTCGGGGCCGTAGATCTCAGTGATCCGCCCGCGCGGGATGCCGCCGACGCCCAGCGCAATGTCCAACGCCAGGCTGCCGGTTGGAATGACCTCCACGTTCATCTGGGATGCTTCCCCCATGCGCATGACCGCGCCATCGCCATGAGCTTTGAGGATCGCGGCGAGCGCAATATCGAGCGCCTTCTTCTTTGCGTCTGCTGCCATTTCTCTTCTCCTGAGAGCGCCGCCGGGTGTTCGCCAACCTGGGCCGGCTACTCGAACAACTGTTCTAATTATATTCCGTGTGTATCGCCGAGCAAGGCGCTGCGCCTCCCCGGTCGCCGTTGGGATGGCGCGCGCTAACGCACCACCAACTGCTCTCGCTCCGGCCCCACGCTGACCATCGTCACCCGAACGCCGGCCAGCGCCTCGATGCGGGCGATGTAGGCGCGCGCCTCCGCCGGCAGGTCATCGAAGCGGCGCGCCGATTTGACGTCGGCCTGCCACCCCGGCAGCTCTTCGTAGATCGGCCGGCACTGGGCCAGGATGTCACTATCCTGCGGGAAATCCTCCAGTTGCGCGCCGTGGTATGCGTAAGCCACGCAGACGCGCAGCGGATCCAGGCCGGTGAGGATGTCCAGCTTGGTGAGCGCCAGCTCAGTCAGACCGTTCATTTGCGCAGCGTAGCGCAGCGCCACGCCATCAAACCATCCCACGCGACGCGGCCGGCCGGTGGTTGCGCCGTATTCGTCCCATGGGTTGGCGCCAGTGCCGCGCAAGCGCAACGCCAGTTCGCCCTCCAGTTCGGTGACGAACGGCCCTGCGCCGACGCGCGTGCAAAACGCTTTGGCCATGCCGACGACGCGCGTGATCGCCTGCGCCGGCACGCCCAGGCCCGTCAACACGCCGCCGATGGTCGCGTTGGACGACGTGACGAACGGATACGTGCCGTGGTCAATATCGAGCATGACGGCTTGCGCGCCTTCGGCCAACACGCGCTTGCCCTGCGCCAGGGCACGGTGCAGCGTGCGAAAGGTGTTGGCCAGGTAGGGCGCGACGTGTCGCGCGGCCTCGGCGTATTGGTCGGCGACCGCCTGGGCGTCGAGCGGCGGGCGCCCATATTCGCGCTCGAGCGCGCGATTGACGCGCTGGGTGTGCTCGTACACAGCGCCGGCGAATCGCTCGGGATCGCGCATCAGCCCTGCGCGCAGGCCCAGGCGCGCCGCCTTGTCGCTATAGGCGAAACCGATGCCGCGCTGCGTGGTGCCGATGCCGCCCCGCGTCGCCTCGCGCGCAGCGTCGAGCGCGATGTGCCCCGGCAGGATGACGTGCGCGGCCTCGCTGATCTGCAGGTTCTCCGGCGTGACGGGAAATCCGGCGGCGACGATCTCATCGCGCTCCTTGAGAAAATGGATCGGATTGAGCACGACGCCGTTGCCGATGAGGTTCAGGCATCGTTCGCGGAAGATGCCGGCCGGCAACAGGTGCAACTTGAACACCCGCGAACCGATGGTGATGGTGTGGCCGGCGTTGTCGCCGCCGTTGAAGCGCGCGACGATGTCGGCGTCGGCCGCCAGCGCATCGGTGATCCGGCCTTTGCCTTCGTCGCCCCACTGGGCGCCAAGTAAGACGGTGATGGACATGGGGATTGCGTCTGGTGGTTGATTTTTTGAGTATCGGGCATTTGCCCGTCGCCCTCGGCGCGCGTCAGGCAGATGGACGCCGCGCCTTCAGCTCGGCCAGGCCGGCCTCCGCTTCGTCGCGCGGCAGGCCGCCCAGCAACAACTCGTGATCCTTGAGCCGCAGCAACCGCTCGTAAAACGCCACGCCGGCTTCGAGCAGCGATTCGTCCTCCGGCGCATCTTCGAGCAAGCCATACAGGTCGTCCTCGGCGTCGGCGAAGCGATGAATGCGCTCATGATAGCGGAACAGGCGCTCGCGCGTCGCAAACGGCACATCGAAATGCGCCAACTTTTCGATCAGCGCATCCGCTCGCGCGACGTCGTCTTTGGCGACACCAAAAGGCTGCCGCAACAGCGCCTCGAGCAGCACGTTGGCGGCCTTCACATAGCAGGCTTGCGCCACGTCATATTCACCGGCCAGGGCGTGCCAGTCGCCATCGGCGCTCAACAACTCGCTGAGCACCACGCTTTTATTCATGTCGCCGACTCGGGCGAGGCCGGTCGCCAGGATCAAGTAGTCGTCGGGCGCGTCGCGGACGAATTGCGGCGTCATGCCTAACAGCTCGCGGTAGGCCAGGTCAAGTTGTTCGCGGGCCTCTGCGCGCTTGTCTTCGGTGAGCAGTTGCTTGAGTGCGAGCAAGAATTCGCCAAACTGCTCGATCATGCGTTTGATGTAGTCCTGTGAATAGCGCATGGCAGTCACTTCAGGCCGTTGAGCGCAGCGAAGGCGGCGATCAAGTCCTCGACCGGCGCTTCGGGAGCCGGACATGGGCCGAGTGGATCTTCGACATCGGCGTGGCTGCCCTGCATGATGCGCAACGCATTGAGCACGCCGTAGCTGAGGGCTTGCAAATCGTAGCCGCCCTCGAGCACAACGACCATCCTGCCGCCGCACAGCTCATCGCTCAGATCGCAGAGCAGGCGCATCATGCGCGCAAAGCCGGCCAGCGAGACGCGCATATGCG is a genomic window containing:
- a CDS encoding hypothetical protein (possible pseudo, frameshifted), which translates into the protein MLNADEVYNYTDVDGVLTADPRIVPDARTIEVLTAQEMSELAYFGASVLHPMTIAPLVERKHPAAREEHL
- a CDS encoding hypothetical protein (possible pseudo, frameshifted); translation: MKNTFNPTHPGTLIVHRSDSAPSSSVIKAVTASQRTVSMMTVSGSGLKGVPGIAGRTFMAVARTNTSVLMISQASAEQNICFVIPKAAAPSVVAELSAEFRQEMEHGEINPIETFDEASIITAVGALGISETPGVSGRVFSALGAQNINVFAIAQGVFRMRDQHDRGRRPLRRSGARRACADPMLSGLAERDTPMHRRWLSLS
- a CDS encoding membrane protein, which codes for MVGTILNVVTVLVGTALGVTLGNRLSARMRETVLIGLGLSTTGYAVLNIVDAMAGQQNAPFKFIVILLSVLLGGVVGELLDLDGALNCFGAALERRFAKSEDAERTARFIRGYVAASLVFCVGPMTILGSIQDGLNGDYSLLAIKSTLDGFAALAFAASLGVGVGFSIITIVVVQGGIALLAGQLQSWFTSPMLAVLSATGALLIIGIGLTLPRPEADSVGELFARVGDRAGHGGCARRTGVARLCLAILLSSAEDQADRRAQEGELFRATGSPKSAGR
- the xseB gene encoding exodeoxyribonuclease 7 small subunit, with translation MAKKETAEAAVEQLTFEQAFQQLEAIVAQLEQGELSLDQSLELYARGQRLAAHCAQLLDRAELRVREIRD
- a CDS encoding DNA recombination/repair protein RecA, whose protein sequence is MAADAKKKALDIALAAILKAHGDGAVMRMGEASQMNVEVIPTGSLALDIALGVGGIPRGRITEIYGPESSGKTTICQHVVAQAQKRGGIAAYIDMEHALDLAYAARCGVNVNDLLISQPDTGEQAFDIAEQLIRSNAIDVVVIDSVAALVPKAEIEGEITDLQPGVQARLMSKALRRLAGVIKQTNTAVIFTNQLRQKIGVMFGNPETTTGGMALRFYASVRLDVRRVQAIKSGGEVTGSRTRVRVTKNKVAPPFKEAEFDIMYNEGISTLGDMLDVATSMNIVEKRGTFFMYDGSRIGQGRENAKAYLAEHPEVAAKIEAQVRESIASGQAAKFAPTTKPEAGEEDEGADEFDD
- the purA gene encoding adenylosuccinate synthetase gives rise to the protein MSITVLLGAQWGDEGKGRITDALAADADIVARFNGGDNAGHTITIGSRVFKLHLLPAGIFRERCLNLIGNGVVLNPIHFLKERDEIVAAGFPVTPENLQISEAAHVILPGHIALDAAREATRGGIGTTQRGIGFAYSDKAARLGLRAGLMRDPERFAGAVYEHTQRVNRALEREYGRPPLDAQAVADQYAEAARHVAPYLANTFRTLHRALAQGKRVLAEGAQAVMLDIDHGTYPFVTSSNATIGGVLTGLGVPAQAITRVVGMAKAFCTRVGAGPFVTELEGELALRLRGTGANPWDEYGATTGRPRRVGWFDGVALRYAAQMNGLTELALTKLDILTGLDPLRVCVAYAYHGAQLEDFPQDSDILAQCRPIYEELPGWQADVKSARRFDDLPAEARAYIARIEALAGVRVTMVSVGPEREQLVVR